A part of Saccharomonospora amisosensis genomic DNA contains:
- a CDS encoding aldehyde dehydrogenase family protein: MTDLAVQLDLPAAAPDDPHGIRIDNPADGTVVGRIAMAKEADVAAAVASAAAARAMWARTPAADRAAGLRAAAAAVRDRADDLARVNELETGKPLDEARAGVLAGAATLEQYAELGPVHRGKTLLGEVGATDLMVPQPRGVVAVLTPWNDPVAVACGLLGAALVTGNTVVHKPSERCPHTGLLLGELLAPHLPEGVLNCLAGDGSVGRWITSSPDIDVIAHVGSSETGRAIARAAAETGAKVLLENGGNDPLLVDAGVDPGWAAEQAATGAFANSGQICVAVERIYVHRAVAEPFLAALTARADRLGLLPLVDARHRDKVHEHVTDAVAAGARLRAGGVLPGEPGTLYPATVLSNCEPSMRVMREETFGPVAPVREVADFEQALAEAGDDRYGLAATVLTRSMENAQRAWRHLDVGTVKVNAVFGGAPGGAAQPRRASGQGYGYGPELLDELTTTKVVHLEPAPG; encoded by the coding sequence ATGACCGATCTCGCCGTACAGCTCGACCTGCCGGCGGCCGCGCCGGACGATCCGCACGGTATCCGCATCGACAATCCCGCCGACGGCACCGTGGTAGGCCGTATCGCGATGGCGAAAGAAGCCGACGTCGCGGCCGCTGTCGCGTCGGCCGCCGCGGCCAGGGCGATGTGGGCCAGGACCCCCGCCGCCGACCGGGCGGCGGGCTTGCGAGCGGCGGCGGCAGCGGTGCGCGACCGAGCCGACGACCTGGCCCGCGTCAACGAGTTGGAGACGGGCAAACCGCTCGACGAGGCAAGGGCCGGTGTGCTCGCCGGTGCCGCGACCCTGGAGCAGTACGCCGAACTCGGACCCGTTCACCGGGGCAAGACGCTGCTGGGCGAGGTAGGCGCCACCGACCTGATGGTGCCGCAGCCACGCGGCGTGGTCGCCGTGCTGACGCCGTGGAACGATCCCGTCGCCGTGGCCTGCGGGCTGCTCGGCGCCGCGCTGGTGACGGGCAACACCGTGGTGCACAAGCCGAGCGAACGTTGCCCGCACACCGGGCTGCTGCTGGGTGAACTGCTCGCCCCGCACTTGCCTGAAGGCGTGCTGAACTGCCTCGCCGGAGACGGCTCCGTCGGCAGGTGGATCACCTCCAGCCCGGACATCGACGTCATCGCCCACGTCGGCAGCAGCGAGACCGGCCGGGCCATCGCGAGGGCGGCAGCGGAAACCGGAGCCAAGGTGCTGCTGGAAAACGGCGGCAACGACCCGCTGCTCGTCGACGCCGGGGTGGACCCGGGATGGGCCGCCGAGCAGGCCGCCACCGGCGCGTTCGCCAACAGCGGACAGATCTGTGTCGCGGTGGAGCGCATCTACGTCCACCGGGCGGTGGCCGAGCCGTTCCTGGCCGCGCTCACCGCCCGCGCCGACCGGCTCGGCCTGCTGCCGCTGGTCGACGCCAGGCACCGCGACAAGGTGCACGAGCACGTCACCGACGCCGTCGCGGCGGGCGCCCGGCTGCGGGCGGGGGGCGTGCTACCCGGCGAGCCAGGGACGCTGTACCCGGCGACCGTGCTGTCCAACTGCGAACCAAGCATGCGGGTCATGCGCGAGGAGACGTTCGGTCCGGTGGCGCCGGTGCGTGAGGTGGCCGATTTCGAGCAGGCACTCGCGGAGGCGGGCGACGACCGCTACGGCCTGGCCGCCACCGTGCTCACCCGCTCGATGGAAAACGCGCAACGGGCCTGGCGGCATCTCGACGTCGGCACGGTCAAGGTCAACGCCGTGTTCGGCGGCGCGCCCGGCGGTGCGGCGCAGCCGAGGCGGGCCAGCGGCCAGGGCTACGGCTACGGTCCCGAACTGCTCGACGAACTGACCACGACCAAGGTCGTGCACCTGGAGCCCGCTCCGGGCTGA
- a CDS encoding BON domain-containing protein, with protein MRDAEEHEPPQYRAARLHRVLAEDARTAELGVQVTVRGEDVYLTGTVSSPGRRDELDKVLRELEPEAKLHNDVRVVESGEPGEPEVLR; from the coding sequence ATGCGCGACGCGGAGGAGCATGAGCCACCGCAGTACCGCGCCGCCCGGCTGCACCGGGTGCTGGCCGAGGATGCGCGCACGGCGGAGCTGGGGGTGCAGGTCACGGTGCGAGGTGAGGACGTCTACCTGACCGGGACCGTGTCGTCCCCCGGCCGTAGGGATGAACTGGACAAGGTGCTGCGCGAACTGGAACCGGAGGCGAAGCTGCACAACGACGTGCGCGTGGTCGAGTCGGGCGAGCCGGGAGAGCCAGAGGTGCTGCGGTGA
- the selA gene encoding L-seryl-tRNA(Sec) selenium transferase, with protein MTDPRRHIPRTDTLLAEPRLAKAAQQLGTGLVKEVISAAQQSARRGDITAGEVAERALAMLPPTASSLRPVLNATGVIVHTNLGRAPLSVAALDAVHAAGGSTDVEFDLTEGRRAGRGRGALAALACAVPDAADVHVVNNNAAALLLCALALARDKEIVISKGELVEIGDGFRIPDLLEGTGARLREVGATNRTTVADYAEALGPDTAFVLKVHPSNFRVTGFTSQVPIAQLAALGAPVVADIGSGLLRPDPLLPDEPDATTALREGATLVTASGDKLLGGPQAGLLLGDSALVRGLRGHPCARALRVDKLTLAALEATLRGPTPPVRAALDADAGTLLGRAKELASALRRRGVDAHPVASVAAVGGGGAPGIELPSAAVSIPAEHAARLRRGQPPVVGRVEKGRCLLDLRTVDPDDDERLLEAVSACTS; from the coding sequence ATGACTGATCCACGACGTCACATCCCGCGCACCGACACTCTGCTCGCCGAACCACGGCTGGCGAAGGCGGCACAGCAGCTCGGAACCGGCCTCGTCAAGGAGGTGATCAGCGCCGCCCAGCAGAGCGCGCGACGCGGAGACATCACTGCGGGAGAGGTGGCCGAGCGGGCCCTGGCCATGCTGCCGCCGACGGCGTCGTCGCTGCGCCCGGTGCTCAACGCCACCGGCGTCATCGTGCATACCAACCTCGGCCGCGCCCCGCTGTCGGTCGCCGCGCTCGACGCCGTACACGCGGCGGGCGGCAGCACCGATGTCGAGTTCGACCTGACCGAAGGCAGAAGGGCTGGCAGGGGAAGGGGAGCCCTCGCCGCGCTGGCCTGCGCCGTGCCCGATGCCGCCGACGTACACGTCGTCAACAACAACGCCGCCGCGCTACTGCTGTGCGCGCTCGCCCTCGCCCGCGACAAGGAGATCGTCATCAGCAAGGGAGAGCTGGTCGAGATCGGCGACGGCTTTCGCATCCCGGACCTGCTCGAAGGCACCGGGGCGCGGCTGCGCGAGGTCGGCGCCACCAACCGCACCACCGTCGCCGACTACGCCGAGGCGCTGGGACCGGACACCGCGTTCGTGCTGAAGGTGCACCCGTCCAACTTCCGCGTCACCGGCTTCACCTCGCAGGTGCCGATCGCCCAACTCGCGGCGCTCGGCGCGCCGGTCGTAGCCGACATCGGTTCCGGGCTGCTGCGCCCCGACCCGCTACTGCCCGACGAGCCCGACGCGACGACCGCGCTACGCGAAGGCGCCACACTGGTCACAGCCAGCGGCGACAAGCTGCTCGGCGGCCCGCAGGCCGGACTGCTGCTCGGCGACTCCGCGCTCGTGCGCGGCCTGCGCGGGCACCCCTGCGCCCGCGCACTGCGGGTGGACAAGCTGACACTGGCCGCGCTCGAAGCCACGCTACGCGGGCCCACGCCACCGGTGCGGGCAGCGCTGGACGCCGATGCGGGCACGCTGCTCGGTCGCGCCAAGGAACTCGCATCCGCGCTGCGCCGCAGGGGAGTGGATGCGCACCCGGTCGCTTCGGTGGCCGCGGTCGGCGGCGGTGGCGCGCCAGGGATCGAGCTGCCCAGCGCCGCGGTAAGCATTCCCGCCGAGCACGCCGCACGGCTGCGCCGTGGCCAACCGCCCGTCGTCGGCCGGGTCGAGAAGGGCCGCTGCCTGCTGGACCTGCGCACCGTCGATCCAGACGACGACGAGCGCCTGCTGGAGGCGGTGTCGGCATGCACGTCGTAG
- a CDS encoding nucleotidyltransferase yields the protein MDVDIDRLLRTAMRVSNVLRAEGISFALAGGCAVYALGGPASEHDVDVFLTKQDASLARKALVAAGMRAADPPEDWLVKVYDGDCLVDLIFRPNQREVTTDLLARATETRVGATSAPVLPATELVIDKLLVLGEHRCDFTPLLPVTRALREQVQWPRVARETGGSPYARSLLSLLAELGVVSARELASTQVGTEATTEGDADARRGGA from the coding sequence GTGGATGTCGACATCGACCGGTTGCTGCGCACGGCCATGCGGGTCAGCAACGTGTTGCGTGCCGAAGGGATCTCCTTCGCGCTGGCGGGCGGATGCGCGGTCTACGCGCTCGGCGGCCCGGCCTCGGAGCACGACGTCGACGTCTTCCTCACCAAACAGGACGCCTCCCTGGCGCGTAAGGCGCTGGTGGCCGCCGGGATGCGCGCGGCAGATCCGCCGGAGGACTGGCTGGTCAAGGTCTACGACGGGGACTGTCTGGTGGACCTGATCTTTCGCCCCAACCAGCGCGAGGTGACCACGGATCTGCTGGCCAGAGCGACCGAGACCCGGGTGGGGGCCACCTCGGCGCCCGTGCTGCCCGCGACCGAGCTGGTGATCGACAAGCTGCTGGTGCTGGGCGAGCACCGCTGCGACTTCACACCGTTGCTGCCGGTGACGCGAGCGCTGCGGGAGCAGGTCCAGTGGCCGAGGGTGGCGCGGGAGACGGGAGGTTCGCCCTACGCCAGGTCGCTGCTTTCGCTGCTGGCCGAGCTGGGTGTGGTGAGCGCACGGGAACTGGCGAGCACACAAGTTGGCACGGAAGCGACCACGGAAGGAGACGCAGATGCGCGACGCGGAGGAGCATGA
- the selD gene encoding selenide, water dikinase SelD: protein MAYRLTQYAHGGGCACKIPPGELEEVVSGLTGAKPTSPAGELLVGLDDGDDAAAVRIDGSRAVLATTDFFTPVVDDPYDWGRIAAANALSDVYAMGGIPVVAVNLLCWPRQTLPFELAAEALAGGARVCGDAGCHLAGGHSVDDPEPKYGLAVTGTADAERLLRNDSGRAGLPLSLTKPLGVGVLNTRHKATAERFDEAIEVMTTLNDEASRAAVGRGITCATDVTGFGLLGHLHKLARASGVTAVVDSAAVPLLDGAWQAVRDGFVSGGTKRNLDWVVPHVELSGVDADTALLLADAQTSGGLLLAGEIPGATVIGELVPMRGPTVVVR from the coding sequence ATGGCTTACCGACTCACCCAGTACGCCCACGGCGGCGGCTGTGCCTGCAAGATCCCACCCGGCGAGCTCGAGGAGGTGGTGAGCGGCCTTACCGGCGCCAAGCCCACCTCGCCTGCCGGGGAGCTGCTCGTCGGCCTCGACGACGGGGACGACGCGGCGGCCGTGCGGATCGACGGCTCGCGGGCGGTGCTCGCCACAACGGACTTCTTCACGCCGGTCGTGGACGATCCCTACGACTGGGGCAGGATCGCGGCGGCCAACGCGCTGTCCGACGTGTACGCGATGGGCGGCATCCCGGTGGTGGCGGTGAATCTGCTGTGCTGGCCGAGACAGACCTTGCCGTTCGAACTCGCGGCCGAGGCGCTGGCGGGCGGCGCGCGGGTGTGCGGTGACGCGGGTTGCCACCTGGCGGGCGGGCACAGTGTGGACGATCCCGAGCCGAAGTACGGGCTCGCGGTGACCGGCACCGCCGACGCCGAACGGTTGCTGCGCAACGATTCCGGCCGTGCCGGGCTGCCGCTTTCGTTGACGAAACCGCTCGGTGTGGGTGTGCTCAACACGCGGCACAAGGCGACGGCGGAGCGGTTCGACGAGGCGATCGAGGTGATGACGACGCTCAACGACGAGGCGTCGCGGGCCGCGGTCGGCAGGGGCATCACCTGCGCGACCGATGTCACCGGATTCGGCCTGCTCGGTCACCTTCACAAACTGGCACGTGCCAGCGGGGTCACCGCGGTCGTCGATTCCGCCGCGGTGCCGCTGCTGGACGGTGCGTGGCAGGCGGTGCGTGACGGGTTCGTGTCCGGTGGCACGAAGCGAAACCTCGACTGGGTGGTGCCGCACGTCGAACTGTCCGGGGTGGACGCTGACACCGCGTTGCTGCTCGCCGACGCCCAGACCTCCGGGGGGCTGTTGCTCGCGGGTGAGATCCCGGGGGCCACGGTGATCGGCGAACTGGTTCCGATGCGCGGCCCGACGGTGGTGGTGCGCTGA
- a CDS encoding YbhB/YbcL family Raf kinase inhibitor-like protein: protein MAQQGDRALGPKGVRGTSRGDPSIDEPPRPIASGLELRSSAFSDGTLIPERYSRQGGNVSPPLEWTHVPDGTEELALVCEDPDAPGGDFTHWVVTNLSPESSGIDEDRLPREAVPGRNGFGDIGWAGPQPPVGDDAHRYFFRLYAVDRPLGLGEGVTAEDVRAAVDGHALATGNLVGLFAR, encoded by the coding sequence GTGGCGCAGCAGGGTGACAGGGCACTGGGCCCGAAGGGCGTACGAGGAACCAGCAGGGGCGATCCTTCGATCGATGAACCGCCACGGCCAATCGCTTCGGGTCTCGAGCTGCGCAGCTCGGCCTTCAGTGACGGCACGCTCATTCCGGAGCGCTACTCGCGGCAGGGCGGCAACGTGTCACCGCCGCTGGAGTGGACCCACGTGCCCGACGGCACCGAGGAGCTGGCTTTGGTGTGTGAGGACCCGGACGCGCCAGGCGGCGACTTCACGCACTGGGTCGTCACCAATCTTTCGCCCGAGTCGTCCGGCATCGACGAGGACCGGCTGCCGCGCGAGGCGGTACCGGGCCGCAACGGTTTCGGCGACATCGGTTGGGCCGGACCGCAGCCCCCGGTTGGCGACGACGCGCACCGGTACTTCTTCCGGCTCTATGCCGTCGACCGCCCGCTCGGGCTGGGTGAGGGAGTGACCGCCGAGGACGTGCGGGCGGCCGTGGACGGCCACGCCCTGGCGACCGGGAACCTGGTGGGGTTGTTCGCTCGCTGA
- the selB gene encoding selenocysteine-specific translation elongation factor, which produces MHVVATAGHVDHGKSALVRALTGMEPDRLQEERSRGLTVDLGFAWTELSGHVLAFVDVPGHERFVSNMLAGTGPVAAALFVVAADEGWQAQSSEHLAALDAFGVRHGLLVVTKADRADPAPVLAEALDRIAPTSLGEVNAVALSARTGEGLDRLRQHLVELADELPEPDRDADVRLWIDRAFTVRGAGTVVTGTLGAGTIGVGEQLRLGTGPRVTVRGLQTLGEPRYEVGAVARVAVNLRGVDRADVRRGDTLLTAGAWEHTREIDVRLRGAKSAEVHRGLVLHVGAAAVPARVRPLGTDTARLALATALPLRAGDTGLLRDPGEHRVPAGVDVLDPDPPPLRRSGAARARAAELDDGDEAVAAAYVRRHGAVPLSRLRALGWRPPDSRVGTFAVDEYLLAELPGRAKQEFAAWRAREPLAAGLPVGSLRQALGVPSEVLTAVLPHTGLELRDGVLRDPGSTGKLPDHIDRAVSEVERALTRDPFQAPEADDLVRLGLGPRELAAAERAGRLVRVARGVVLAPRSLSRARAVLTGLPQPFTVSQARKALGTTRRVAVPLLERLDADGVTRRNGDGTRTLR; this is translated from the coding sequence ATGCACGTCGTAGCCACGGCCGGACACGTCGATCACGGCAAGTCGGCGCTGGTACGCGCGCTCACCGGGATGGAGCCCGACCGGCTGCAGGAGGAACGCAGCCGCGGGCTCACCGTCGACCTCGGGTTCGCGTGGACCGAACTGTCGGGCCACGTGCTCGCGTTCGTGGACGTGCCCGGCCACGAACGGTTCGTGTCGAACATGCTGGCGGGTACCGGCCCGGTGGCGGCGGCGCTGTTCGTGGTGGCCGCTGACGAGGGCTGGCAGGCTCAGTCCAGCGAGCACCTGGCCGCGCTCGACGCGTTCGGTGTGCGTCACGGCCTGCTGGTGGTGACCAAGGCCGACCGCGCGGATCCCGCGCCGGTGCTGGCCGAGGCGCTGGACCGCATCGCGCCCACCTCGCTTGGCGAGGTGAACGCGGTCGCACTCAGCGCACGCACCGGCGAAGGGCTCGACCGGCTGCGCCAACACCTTGTGGAGCTGGCGGACGAGCTGCCCGAGCCGGACCGCGACGCCGACGTCCGGCTGTGGATCGACAGGGCCTTCACGGTGCGAGGGGCGGGAACCGTGGTCACCGGCACCCTCGGCGCGGGCACCATCGGTGTCGGCGAGCAACTGCGGCTCGGCACGGGGCCGAGGGTGACCGTGCGTGGCCTACAGACGCTGGGAGAGCCACGCTACGAGGTCGGCGCCGTGGCGCGGGTCGCGGTGAACCTGCGCGGCGTCGACCGCGCCGACGTGCGGCGCGGCGACACGCTGCTCACCGCGGGCGCCTGGGAGCACACCCGCGAGATCGACGTGCGGCTGCGCGGCGCCAAGAGCGCCGAGGTGCACCGAGGGCTCGTGCTGCACGTCGGCGCGGCGGCCGTGCCCGCCCGCGTCCGTCCACTTGGGACCGACACGGCGCGGCTGGCGCTGGCGACGGCGCTGCCGCTGCGGGCGGGCGACACCGGGCTGTTGCGCGACCCCGGCGAGCACCGGGTGCCCGCAGGGGTGGACGTGCTCGACCCGGACCCACCACCGCTACGCCGCAGTGGAGCGGCACGTGCCAGGGCAGCCGAACTGGACGATGGCGACGAGGCCGTCGCGGCGGCCTATGTTCGCCGCCACGGCGCGGTGCCGTTGTCGCGGCTACGCGCGCTGGGTTGGCGCCCACCCGATTCCCGCGTCGGAACGTTCGCTGTGGACGAGTACCTGCTCGCCGAACTACCCGGCAGGGCGAAGCAGGAGTTCGCGGCATGGCGTGCCCGCGAACCGCTCGCCGCGGGACTGCCGGTGGGCTCGCTTCGGCAGGCGCTGGGAGTGCCCTCGGAAGTGCTGACAGCCGTGCTGCCCCACACCGGACTCGAACTGCGCGACGGAGTCCTGCGTGACCCCGGCTCCACCGGGAAACTGCCCGACCACATCGACCGGGCGGTGAGCGAGGTGGAGCGCGCGCTGACCCGCGATCCGTTCCAGGCCCCGGAGGCCGACGACCTCGTCCGGCTCGGTCTCGGGCCCAGGGAACTCGCGGCCGCGGAGCGGGCGGGCAGGCTCGTGCGCGTGGCGCGTGGTGTTGTGCTCGCGCCACGGTCGCTGAGCAGGGCGCGGGCCGTGCTGACCGGGCTGCCGCAGCCGTTCACCGTCAGCCAGGCCAGGAAGGCGCTGGGCACCACCCGCCGCGTGGCGGTGCCGCTGCTGGAGCGGCTCGACGCGGACGGTGTCACGCGACGAAACGGCGACGGGACGCGCACCCTGCGCTGA
- a CDS encoding metallophosphoesterase family protein — protein MIRIAAVGDVHLGEDARGRLRPALRRLPEHADVLLLAGDLTRHGTVQEAKVVADEFRDLGVPVVAVLGNHDHHAEAVPELTEVLTEAGVQVLEGDGVVLSVGDARLGVAGVKGFGGGFAGRCASAFGEREMKDFVGHTVDVAAKLRSALDSLDCDERVALTHYSPTPETLRGEPPEIHPFLGAYQLGEAVDATGTDLALHGHAHLGCEHGVTPGGVRVRNVAQPVIRSAFAVYCLRDGAGGCG, from the coding sequence GTGATCAGGATCGCGGCCGTCGGAGACGTCCACCTTGGCGAGGACGCGCGTGGCAGGCTGCGGCCCGCGTTGCGGCGGCTGCCCGAACACGCCGACGTGCTGCTGCTGGCGGGGGACCTGACCCGGCACGGCACGGTGCAGGAGGCGAAAGTGGTCGCCGACGAGTTCCGCGACCTCGGCGTGCCGGTGGTGGCCGTGCTGGGCAACCACGACCACCACGCCGAAGCGGTTCCCGAGCTGACCGAGGTACTCACCGAGGCTGGCGTGCAGGTACTGGAGGGCGACGGTGTCGTGCTCTCGGTCGGCGACGCACGGCTGGGCGTGGCCGGGGTGAAGGGCTTCGGCGGCGGTTTCGCGGGGCGCTGCGCCAGCGCGTTCGGGGAGCGCGAGATGAAGGACTTCGTCGGCCATACCGTCGATGTCGCGGCGAAGTTGCGTTCGGCGCTGGATTCGCTGGACTGCGACGAGCGGGTCGCGCTGACCCACTACTCGCCGACACCGGAGACGTTGCGGGGCGAGCCGCCGGAGATCCACCCGTTCCTCGGCGCCTACCAGCTCGGCGAGGCGGTGGACGCCACCGGCACCGATCTGGCACTGCACGGTCACGCCCACCTCGGCTGCGAGCACGGGGTCACGCCCGGCGGGGTGCGGGTGCGCAATGTGGCGCAGCCGGTGATCCGTTCGGCGTTCGCGGTGTACTGCCTGCGGGACGGGGCGGGCGGCTGCGGCTGA
- a CDS encoding CocE/NonD family hydrolase has protein sequence MRTVTSLPYPVRTEHHVWVPLSDGTRLAGRIWRPVYSDTDPVPAILEFIPYRLRDLTAVRDSIHHPYLAGHGYASVRVDLRGSGDSDGILADEYLEQELLDGMEVLAWLAEQPWCDGRTGMMGISWGGFNALQIAARRPPSLGAIATLSSSDDRYADDVHYMGGCLLSDNLSWASTMFAYNSCPPDPAVVGDRWRRMWRDRVENCEPWLIEWLRHQRRDDYWRHGSVCEDYGAIECPVLAVSGWADGYSNAVFRLLANLDVPRKGLIGPWSHKYPHIGKPGPAIGFLQELVRWWDHWLKGKDTGVMDEPMLRIWMQESERPATAYEKRPGRWIGEADWPSPEIQQTTYTLLPNRMVANAVPDTKDVLTLESPLSLGQFAGKWCSYNAPPDLPYDQREEDGGSLVFDSDVLTERTEILGSPVVNLDLSADRPVAMVTIRLSDVSPEGRATRVSYGLLNLTHRNGHDRAEALVPGERYRVSVPLNGLAQAFPAGHRIRLAISTSYWPLAWPPPEPVRLSVYTPGSDVMLPIRPPRAGEEHSDPFGEPEGTPAPPTTRLEQGDGRWTVSRDLVNYRSALEVVKDLGILRFDDIDLTVHRRADERYEWVGDDFSSARGQVDWTMRFTRGDWDVRTETHTTLSCTPTEFRLHATLDAYEEGARVFSRNWHTTIRRDNV, from the coding sequence GTGCGGACGGTGACCTCGCTTCCGTACCCGGTCCGGACCGAGCACCACGTCTGGGTCCCGCTGTCGGACGGGACCCGCCTTGCCGGAAGGATCTGGCGGCCGGTGTACTCCGACACCGACCCGGTTCCGGCGATCCTGGAGTTCATTCCCTACCGGCTGCGTGACCTCACCGCGGTGCGCGACTCGATCCACCACCCTTACCTGGCGGGCCACGGTTACGCCAGCGTGCGCGTGGACCTGCGCGGCAGCGGTGACTCCGACGGCATCCTCGCCGACGAGTACCTGGAGCAGGAACTCCTCGACGGTATGGAGGTGTTGGCGTGGCTGGCCGAGCAACCGTGGTGCGACGGCCGCACCGGCATGATGGGCATCTCCTGGGGCGGGTTCAACGCGCTGCAGATCGCCGCGAGGCGCCCGCCCAGCCTCGGTGCCATCGCGACGCTGAGTTCCAGCGACGACCGCTACGCAGATGACGTGCACTACATGGGCGGTTGCCTGCTCTCGGACAACCTGTCGTGGGCGTCGACGATGTTCGCGTACAACTCCTGCCCGCCCGATCCCGCCGTGGTCGGCGACCGCTGGCGGCGGATGTGGCGAGACCGGGTGGAGAACTGTGAGCCGTGGCTGATCGAGTGGCTTCGCCACCAGCGTCGCGACGACTACTGGAGGCACGGCTCGGTCTGTGAGGACTACGGCGCCATCGAGTGCCCCGTGCTCGCCGTCAGCGGCTGGGCCGACGGCTACTCCAACGCGGTGTTCCGGTTGCTGGCCAACCTCGACGTGCCGCGCAAGGGGCTGATCGGGCCGTGGTCGCACAAGTATCCGCACATCGGCAAGCCCGGGCCCGCCATCGGGTTTCTGCAGGAACTCGTGCGCTGGTGGGACCACTGGCTCAAGGGCAAGGACACCGGTGTGATGGACGAGCCGATGCTGCGCATCTGGATGCAGGAGAGCGAGCGGCCCGCCACCGCGTACGAGAAGCGGCCGGGGCGCTGGATCGGCGAGGCAGACTGGCCGTCCCCGGAAATCCAGCAGACCACCTACACCCTGCTGCCCAACCGGATGGTGGCCAACGCCGTGCCGGACACCAAGGACGTGCTGACGCTGGAGTCCCCGCTCTCGCTTGGGCAGTTCGCCGGCAAGTGGTGCTCCTACAACGCACCGCCGGACCTGCCATACGACCAGCGAGAGGAGGACGGCGGCTCGCTGGTCTTCGACAGTGATGTCCTCACCGAGCGCACGGAGATACTGGGTTCCCCGGTGGTGAACCTCGACTTGTCCGCCGACAGGCCGGTCGCCATGGTCACGATCCGCCTTTCGGACGTGTCGCCGGAGGGCAGGGCGACCCGCGTCAGCTACGGGCTGCTCAACCTCACCCACCGAAACGGTCACGATCGCGCGGAGGCGCTGGTTCCCGGCGAGCGCTACCGCGTGAGTGTGCCGCTGAACGGGTTGGCGCAGGCGTTTCCCGCCGGGCACCGCATCAGGCTGGCGATCTCCACGTCGTACTGGCCGCTGGCGTGGCCGCCACCGGAGCCGGTGCGGTTGAGTGTCTACACGCCTGGCAGCGACGTGATGCTGCCGATCCGGCCACCGCGTGCCGGTGAGGAGCACTCCGACCCGTTCGGCGAACCGGAGGGCACCCCCGCGCCCCCCACCACGCGGCTGGAACAGGGCGACGGCCGCTGGACCGTGTCCAGGGACTTGGTGAACTACCGCTCGGCGCTGGAAGTGGTAAAGGACCTCGGGATACTGCGGTTCGACGACATCGACCTGACGGTGCACCGCCGCGCCGACGAACGCTACGAGTGGGTCGGTGACGACTTCTCCTCCGCGCGCGGCCAGGTGGACTGGACCATGCGATTCACAAGGGGGGATTGGGACGTGCGCACCGAAACGCACACGACGCTGTCGTGCACCCCGACCGAGTTCCGGTTGCACGCGACGCTGGACGCCTACGAGGAAGGCGCGCGGGTGTTCTCGCGCAACTGGCACACCACGATCCGGCGCGACAACGTGTAG